From Mesomycoplasma dispar, a single genomic window includes:
- a CDS encoding S1 domain-containing protein has translation MDIGDNVLCKIKSLHKKYFWVDMPFDYVGVVFLDAKQFTGGRRIENYYQVGQQLILKIETISHFNKKASLSDNRPIIYYEEADQLLETPTGFKNLQKFVEEQINYESKSKSKNKN, from the coding sequence ATGGATATTGGTGATAATGTTTTGTGCAAAATCAAGTCGTTGCATAAAAAATATTTTTGGGTAGATATGCCGTTTGATTATGTTGGAGTTGTTTTTTTGGATGCCAAACAGTTTACCGGCGGTCGTAGAATTGAAAATTATTACCAAGTTGGACAACAACTTATACTAAAAATTGAGACAATTTCACACTTTAACAAAAAAGCTTCGCTTTCTGATAATCGGCCAATTATTTATTATGAAGAAGCTGATCAACTTCTAGAAACCCCAACCGGATTTAAAAATTTGCAAAAATTTGTCGAGGAGCAAATAAATTATGAGTCTAAATCTAAGTCTAAAAACAAAAATTAA
- a CDS encoding glucose-6-phosphate isomerase, translated as MSLNLSLKTKINLNFQEFEEKISEFDKRINSKNSPDINFLGWNHFPEIAVNFQEIEKMKKIVENLHKNSVKVLVVIGIGGSYLGAKAALDFILGLGPFKDKPEVIFLGNSLSSTDLYQKIEYLKTKDFAINVISKSGSTIEPAIAFQILYQFLVEQVGDEQAKSRTFVTTSLKSGELLQIAKDNNFETFEVIESIGGRFSVLSSVGFFPMLFAKIDVFEIIQGAKEANEIYSKSSISENLAYKYALFRFLLYKNFNYKTEILISYEPFLMYFNEWWKQLFGESEGKNLKGIFPTSAIFTTDLHSLGQFIQDGSKNFFQTVIYVKRPKFNFEIKKLDQFNSKINTLSGKTVNEINFQAFLATTLAHSEKGNNPNIVIEVENSSPKSFGHLVMFFEKACAMSAYLLGVNPFDQPGVEDYKQELTKNLGWTK; from the coding sequence ATGAGTCTAAATCTAAGTCTAAAAACAAAAATTAATCTTAATTTCCAAGAATTTGAAGAAAAAATTAGCGAATTTGACAAGCGAATTAATTCAAAAAACAGTCCTGATATCAATTTTTTAGGATGGAATCATTTCCCAGAAATTGCTGTTAATTTTCAAGAAATTGAAAAAATGAAAAAAATCGTTGAAAATTTACATAAAAATTCCGTAAAAGTTTTAGTTGTAATTGGGATTGGCGGTTCTTATTTGGGAGCAAAAGCTGCACTTGATTTTATTTTAGGTTTAGGACCTTTTAAAGATAAACCTGAAGTTATTTTTCTAGGTAATTCGCTTTCATCAACAGATTTATACCAAAAAATTGAATATTTAAAAACAAAAGATTTTGCAATTAATGTTATTTCAAAATCTGGTTCAACAATTGAACCAGCGATTGCTTTTCAAATTTTGTACCAATTTTTAGTTGAACAAGTTGGCGATGAGCAAGCAAAATCAAGAACCTTTGTAACAACAAGTTTAAAATCGGGTGAGCTTTTACAAATTGCAAAAGACAATAATTTTGAAACTTTTGAAGTTATCGAATCAATTGGCGGACGTTTTAGCGTTTTGTCATCGGTAGGTTTTTTCCCGATGCTTTTTGCAAAAATTGATGTTTTTGAGATTATTCAAGGCGCAAAAGAGGCTAATGAAATTTATTCTAAAAGTTCAATTTCTGAAAATTTAGCTTATAAATACGCGCTTTTTCGATTTTTACTTTACAAAAATTTCAATTATAAAACTGAAATTTTAATTTCTTACGAACCTTTCTTGATGTATTTTAACGAATGATGAAAACAACTTTTTGGTGAATCAGAAGGTAAAAATCTTAAAGGAATTTTTCCAACATCTGCTATTTTTACAACAGATTTGCACTCGCTTGGACAATTTATTCAAGATGGAAGTAAAAATTTTTTTCAAACTGTCATTTATGTTAAAAGACCAAAATTTAATTTTGAAATAAAAAAATTGGATCAATTTAATTCAAAAATCAACACTCTTTCAGGAAAAACTGTTAATGAAATCAATTTTCAAGCTTTTCTAGCGACTACATTAGCTCATTCAGAAAAAGGAAATAATCCAAATATTGTTATTGAGGTTGAAAATAGTTCGCCAAAATCTTTCGGTCATTTAGTAATGTTTTTTGAAAAAGCCTGTGCAATGTCAGCATATTTGCTTGGAGTTAATCCTTTCGACCAACCTGGAGTTGAGGACTACAAACAAGAATTAACAAAAAATTTAGGATGAACCAAATAA
- the msrB gene encoding peptide-methionine (R)-S-oxide reductase MsrB: MDNKKKLDHLSDLQYKVTQENFTEPAFDNLYNDNYQEGVYVDVVDGTPLFLSINKYDSGSGWPSFWKPIDENEIVEVLDFSHSITRIEVRSKKANSHLGHVFNDGPKKEGGRRYCINSAALKFIPKSELKDYNLVHLLKFFESK; this comes from the coding sequence ATGGATAACAAAAAAAAACTGGATCATTTAAGTGATTTACAATATAAGGTCACTCAAGAAAATTTTACCGAACCAGCTTTTGATAACCTTTACAACGACAATTATCAAGAGGGTGTTTATGTTGATGTTGTTGATGGAACACCGCTTTTTTTATCAATAAATAAATATGATTCAGGTTCAGGTTGACCTTCGTTTTGAAAGCCAATTGATGAAAATGAAATCGTTGAGGTCCTTGATTTTAGCCATTCGATTACTCGCATTGAGGTTCGCTCGAAAAAAGCAAATTCACATTTAGGTCATGTTTTTAATGATGGGCCTAAAAAAGAGGGTGGCAGACGTTATTGCATCAATTCTGCAGCACTCAAATTTATTCCTAAATCCGAATTAAAAGACTATAATTTAGTGCATCTTTTGAAATTTTTTGAGTCAAAATAA
- a CDS encoding putative immunoglobulin-blocking virulence protein: MMVFYLSRRKKIVILGVVVSLIIGGSSFFANPQFSGFLWFTNQITYNSSSPSIVSKNNPNDLTFYSPVTNSEFKPFENNQPKVDLIKPKVEKEVVKPEIISPSKPKKESKNITTSPSLSPRKPSLKTPEKVVETPAPPAERTVPRIRIESPIAGTNPSKSVNQGSVSQSLIQMALDRYKQGLEAEIKRYEKSVAQLQAEVNEIERSYKEDFDKDHIRGIIPKTDAGRDLWKENYQRRIDLPKYNLNREKTYLEELKRRPPKTSFTAEELKSLRQGLVPSTESPNVWVYEDENKNPTLNRLKEHDKKRTFNTSSPYAMTPDDISKGNFPGWTKSDVSSQFTNEIGSQYTKSIKVFEYKPNEQNEDKTRTPLKLIELDTNDNDAFQKFKEIMAKVSQKDNKVQAIRIKNIGETHSLQNADEILKAIPNQINTVSVFLNNVNATKSLRGLEGKKLKELSIYTETNSLNEEWSINPNALNNVDFISFDYNNQASFGSTSGKIAGSIIFQGLRWEKGDDVNKINEGLRIVFDSKIEQRVFQGNFGGKGGWPTTLDFSETEVNTFKGIKFDEFDKSFNDKVKNWKHDPHAQENYTGFRKLKFSKLVIKGSGGSGAKSLNFKFSDLDGAQFTERFSEPVPGNSPRVVVKVDGQQINSYPVYISGNPSGDSVSQLRKFIEVANGSGNNITQIFVESESAKQSIGSTIGTAQVLVGKQSNSSGDSSSSGLLN; encoded by the coding sequence ATGATGGTGTTTTATCTTTCCAGACGAAAAAAGATCGTGATACTAGGCGTTGTTGTATCACTAATTATTGGAGGTAGCAGTTTTTTTGCTAATCCACAATTTAGTGGTTTTTTGTGATTTACTAATCAAATTACATATAATTCTTCATCTCCTTCGATTGTAAGTAAAAATAACCCAAATGATTTAACTTTTTATTCGCCAGTTACAAATTCAGAATTTAAACCATTTGAAAATAATCAACCAAAAGTTGATTTAATAAAACCAAAAGTTGAAAAAGAAGTAGTAAAACCAGAAATAATTTCACCAAGCAAACCTAAAAAAGAAAGCAAAAATATAACAACAAGTCCTTCTCTCTCTCCTAGAAAACCCTCATTAAAAACTCCCGAAAAAGTTGTTGAAACTCCAGCCCCACCTGCTGAAAGAACGGTTCCGCGAATAAGAATTGAATCACCAATTGCGGGGACAAACCCTAGTAAAAGTGTAAATCAGGGATCAGTTTCACAATCTCTAATTCAAATGGCGTTAGATCGTTATAAGCAAGGTCTTGAAGCCGAAATTAAAAGATATGAAAAAAGCGTTGCACAACTACAAGCGGAAGTTAATGAAATTGAACGCTCGTATAAAGAAGATTTTGATAAAGATCATATCCGCGGAATAATTCCAAAAACTGATGCTGGTAGAGACCTTTGAAAAGAAAATTATCAGAGAAGAATTGACCTTCCTAAATATAATCTAAATCGTGAAAAAACTTATCTTGAAGAACTAAAAAGAAGACCACCAAAAACATCATTTACCGCCGAAGAATTAAAATCTTTAAGACAAGGTCTAGTTCCTTCAACTGAATCACCAAATGTTTGAGTTTATGAAGATGAGAATAAAAATCCAACCTTAAATAGACTGAAAGAACATGATAAAAAAAGAACCTTTAACACGTCTAGTCCGTATGCAATGACGCCTGATGATATTTCCAAAGGTAATTTTCCTGGTTGGACAAAATCTGATGTAAGTAGCCAATTTACAAACGAAATCGGATCTCAATACACTAAATCAATCAAGGTTTTCGAGTATAAACCAAACGAACAGAATGAAGATAAGACAAGAACACCATTAAAACTAATTGAATTAGATACAAATGACAATGATGCTTTTCAGAAATTCAAAGAAATAATGGCAAAAGTTTCTCAGAAAGATAACAAAGTTCAGGCAATAAGAATTAAAAACATCGGTGAAACTCACTCACTTCAGAACGCTGATGAAATTCTTAAAGCAATTCCAAATCAAATCAACACAGTTTCAGTTTTCCTAAATAATGTTAATGCCACCAAATCACTTCGTGGTCTTGAAGGTAAAAAATTAAAAGAATTATCAATTTATACTGAAACTAATTCGCTAAACGAAGAATGATCAATTAATCCTAATGCTTTAAATAACGTTGATTTTATTAGTTTTGACTATAATAATCAAGCATCTTTTGGTTCAACATCAGGGAAAATAGCTGGTTCCATCATCTTTCAAGGACTAAGATGGGAAAAAGGTGATGATGTTAATAAAATTAACGAAGGTCTTCGGATTGTTTTTGATTCCAAAATTGAACAAAGAGTTTTTCAAGGAAATTTTGGTGGTAAGGGCGGATGACCAACAACACTTGATTTTTCAGAAACTGAAGTAAATACTTTTAAAGGTATCAAATTCGATGAATTTGATAAAAGTTTTAATGATAAAGTAAAAAATTGAAAACATGATCCACATGCACAAGAGAATTACACTGGATTTAGAAAGTTAAAATTCAGTAAGTTGGTAATTAAAGGATCTGGTGGATCCGGTGCAAAAAGTTTAAATTTCAAATTTTCTGACCTTGATGGCGCTCAATTTACCGAAAGATTTTCCGAACCAGTTCCAGGTAATTCGCCAAGAGTTGTTGTAAAAGTTGATGGTCAACAAATAAATTCATATCCTGTTTATATATCAGGAAATCCAAGTGGCGATTCAGTTAGCCAGCTTAGAAAATTTATTGAAGTTGCAAACGGCTCTGGAAATAATATAACTCAAATTTTTGTTGAAAGCGAATCTGCAAAACAAAGTATCGGCTCAACTATTGGAACAGCACAAGTTTTAGTTGGTAAACAGAGCAATTCTTCTGGTGATTCAAGCAGTTCCGGTTTATTAAATTAA
- the mip gene encoding Ig-specific serine endopeptidase MIP produces the protein MKKKHLFMKNKAFFLLFGLSFATFSFISCGEKNQVKEEKPNPPTQQNTDKTANENVTTELKNQINSSYQTFESSPSESTYKIFSKKLDEIKESLPKLFQNADLEQKQRDWDNAKKTLDFQVEKTNYQTDQLTKLIIGSFLDVLKPVEKRQEQPSQPRPEIPEDRVNQYYKRLSEIAPKGQNWAIVKDGKRIVDDQYKYDFPDNEWKYFIEKYGGGGAKVLGLDDPDGLADYPLGKTKKLANNLKSKIDELAKKANQPLYDNASQRTFVLPKVDDSGNISGIDIPEHHKGDTSPAVHLDEKTGQFLRGGPGRVGLPRILPNEEYKKLTKSAIAVTFRNGSYLKTHDGKDGVPDYLPPDQVVHFSNNHRGTLNIIDYKKEENGKYPLTWYFITNAHVLNRLQVANDYHSGKIYGRDEDAYNSHNRQYNTWSIQLTKIKNSVGLNNIMTTTGESRKDNYYDTVNLVVRSKSSNIHNGGKQLDSNNQIQDDKLNNNNAIPENAEMNVRTIVFGSNVFEKNLGEYTNQQKYKNMEELLDFAIMEVTFDNEEQAKKITEDWYNDHKDVKTKDKSTAITSEDNFVDDNQYQKLAGNKFYGLGFPLSEAELRSTLDEFKNKEAWDTRKHSVSPYVNKDNGLYYNQDAQNEKLKEGGDLSWSRSYRSFMNKPGLTDLFISTPYVSNGFIRITKFDKSSNTFQTTPYLFWGLGTLLDNFTGGGGMSGTGVYKDNKLYSLVFATDPRASTAISLNLRSYGQNYQGYYGKYNLPKYDLIYGSKHQRKSYFQAMQQLYKDKNVKTYLFPNGFDDSQKVDVFGDWNSSSQ, from the coding sequence ATGAAAAAAAAGCACCTTTTTATGAAAAATAAAGCATTTTTTCTCCTTTTTGGTCTTAGTTTTGCTACTTTTTCGTTCATATCTTGTGGTGAAAAAAACCAAGTTAAAGAAGAAAAACCTAATCCGCCAACCCAACAAAACACAGATAAAACTGCCAATGAAAATGTTACAACAGAATTAAAAAACCAAATTAATTCTTCATATCAAACTTTTGAAAGTTCACCTTCTGAATCAACTTATAAGATTTTTTCGAAAAAACTTGATGAAATTAAAGAATCCTTGCCAAAATTGTTTCAAAATGCTGATTTAGAACAAAAACAAAGAGATTGAGATAACGCTAAAAAAACTCTTGATTTTCAAGTTGAAAAGACTAATTATCAAACTGATCAATTAACAAAATTAATTATTGGTTCGTTTTTAGATGTTTTAAAACCAGTCGAAAAAAGGCAAGAACAACCTAGCCAACCAAGACCAGAAATTCCTGAAGATCGGGTGAATCAATATTATAAAAGATTAAGTGAAATTGCTCCTAAAGGTCAAAATTGAGCAATTGTAAAAGATGGCAAAAGAATTGTTGATGATCAGTATAAATATGATTTTCCTGATAATGAATGAAAATATTTTATCGAAAAATACGGCGGTGGTGGTGCAAAAGTATTAGGCCTTGATGACCCTGATGGACTTGCAGATTATCCACTCGGGAAGACAAAAAAATTGGCTAATAATTTAAAGTCAAAAATTGATGAATTAGCAAAAAAAGCAAATCAACCTTTATATGACAATGCCTCGCAAAGAACTTTTGTTTTACCAAAAGTTGATGACTCTGGAAATATTAGCGGAATTGACATTCCCGAACATCATAAAGGCGACACTTCTCCTGCAGTTCATCTCGATGAAAAAACTGGTCAATTTCTTCGTGGCGGACCAGGAAGAGTAGGTCTTCCAAGAATTTTACCAAATGAAGAATATAAAAAACTAACAAAAAGTGCAATTGCTGTTACTTTTCGTAACGGAAGCTATTTAAAAACTCACGATGGAAAAGATGGAGTACCTGATTACTTACCACCCGATCAAGTTGTCCATTTTAGCAATAATCACCGTGGAACTTTGAATATTATTGACTATAAAAAAGAGGAAAATGGAAAATATCCGCTTACTTGGTATTTTATTACAAACGCACACGTTTTAAATCGCCTTCAAGTCGCAAATGATTATCATAGCGGCAAAATTTATGGTCGCGATGAAGATGCTTATAATTCGCATAACAGACAATATAATACTTGAAGTATTCAACTTACAAAAATTAAAAATTCAGTTGGACTTAACAACATAATGACAACAACTGGCGAATCAAGAAAAGATAATTATTATGATACAGTTAATCTTGTTGTTCGTTCAAAAAGTTCAAATATTCATAATGGTGGAAAACAACTAGATTCAAATAACCAAATTCAAGATGACAAATTAAATAACAACAATGCGATTCCAGAAAATGCAGAAATGAACGTTAGAACAATCGTTTTTGGTTCTAACGTTTTTGAAAAAAATCTAGGCGAATACACAAATCAGCAAAAATATAAAAATATGGAAGAACTCCTTGATTTTGCAATTATGGAGGTAACCTTTGATAACGAAGAACAGGCGAAAAAAATCACTGAAGATTGGTATAACGATCATAAAGATGTAAAAACTAAAGATAAATCAACTGCAATTACTTCTGAAGACAATTTTGTTGACGATAATCAATACCAAAAATTAGCCGGAAATAAATTTTACGGCCTAGGTTTCCCGCTTTCTGAAGCCGAACTACGTTCGACCTTGGATGAATTTAAAAACAAAGAAGCTTGAGATACAAGAAAACATAGCGTAAGTCCGTATGTTAATAAAGATAATGGACTTTATTATAACCAAGATGCACAAAATGAAAAATTAAAAGAAGGTGGCGATCTTTCTTGGTCAAGATCCTATCGATCTTTTATGAACAAACCAGGATTAACCGATCTTTTTATTTCAACCCCTTATGTAAGTAACGGTTTTATTAGAATCACAAAATTTGATAAATCAAGTAATACTTTTCAAACAACACCGTATTTATTTTGAGGTTTAGGAACTTTGCTTGATAATTTCACTGGTGGTGGTGGAATGTCTGGAACTGGAGTATATAAAGATAATAAACTTTATTCACTAGTTTTTGCTACTGATCCGCGCGCTTCAACGGCGATTTCACTAAATTTAAGATCTTATGGTCAAAATTATCAAGGTTATTATGGTAAGTATAATCTACCAAAATATGACCTAATTTATGGATCAAAACATCAAAGAAAATCATATTTTCAAGCAATGCAACAACTTTATAAAGATAAAAATGTAAAAACATACCTGTTCCCGAACGGTTTTGATGATTCGCAAAAAGTTGATGTTTTTGGTGACTGGAATTCTAGCAGTCAATAA
- a CDS encoding LemA family protein: MANLFDQANKDDIEGFDPRVDNRPKTPTVSGWAKFIFWFFGTLLLFFAPIYYIVKKNNFLALQNSINESSGTIEVQLEQRSATLIKLVDQVRSYREFEKSVLTDVARLRSLASNIQNAEEIDNLNSSIFGRLMAVSENYPELRSSQLYQELMNQTTYLERELAASRRLYNSKVNQFNTEIFIFPNSIVSTSLGLSTMQMYKASAKSREDVSMANL; this comes from the coding sequence ATGGCTAATTTATTTGACCAGGCAAATAAAGACGATATTGAAGGTTTTGATCCGCGTGTTGATAATAGACCTAAAACTCCAACTGTTTCTGGGTGAGCAAAATTTATTTTTTGATTTTTTGGGACTTTATTATTATTTTTTGCACCAATTTATTATATTGTCAAAAAAAATAATTTTTTAGCTTTACAAAATAGTATCAACGAATCATCTGGAACAATTGAGGTTCAATTAGAACAAAGAAGTGCAACTTTAATTAAATTAGTAGATCAAGTTCGATCATACCGTGAATTTGAAAAATCAGTTTTAACTGATGTCGCTAGATTAAGAAGTTTAGCTTCAAATATTCAAAATGCTGAAGAAATTGACAACCTAAACAGTTCAATATTTGGTCGACTTATGGCGGTAAGTGAAAATTATCCAGAACTTCGTTCTTCACAACTTTACCAAGAATTAATGAATCAAACAACTTATTTAGAGCGAGAACTGGCGGCATCAAGGCGACTTTATAATAGTAAAGTTAATCAATTTAATACTGAAATTTTTATATTCCCAAACTCAATTGTCTCAACTTCGCTAGGTTTGTCCACTATGCAAATGTATAAAGCAAGTGCTAAAAGTCGTGAAGATGTTTCGATGGCTAATCTCTAA
- the ligA gene encoding NAD-dependent DNA ligase LigA: MENNSKIRDEILELREKIENWNHHYYQLQNPLVDDLIYDKELKKLIALEQKYYYLFNLEELNSSPTQQVGTKITSKFEKVRHSSPMLSLNKAYTDSELEKWAQKATLILENVTFFVEPKIDGISLSLFYKNGNLVQALTRGDGVFGENVLINTLKISDKFIPKKIDYFADLEIRGEIYIDNSTFSNLQLESKMFKNPRNAASGILRRYKKHKKENENQQEKETDFNYLSGFFYTLINPEKHKINSQSDAVEFLKKLSFPVNDFQKKCVNLKDVFDFINKIKEKREVLNYNIDGVVVKINEFSIYDELGSTSKFPHSAIAFKFEDDVVKTRLLEIFPTIGRTGKVTYNAKIKPVTLAGTVVSSAVLPNYSYIENLKLNLNSDVYVKKAGEIIPQIIGSVFNHQKTNFLVVENCPKCNSKLVYSDSGLDQFCPNQLCPEIILQKIVHFCSKAALNIETLAEKRIKILLEKKIISNPCDIFHLKDKLEQIHSEFNNRQTSEDKKNPPSLQIKSIMKLLNEVEKAKNIDFYRLIFGLGIKNVGLKAAKILATYAKNISELRNLDFNSLQSQYDFGPVIIESLQDYFNNPTNLDLLNCLEKVGFDFKQTLVIDQSNAWASFAISGKLTKSRNDFVKIIEESGAIFHQSVTKKTDFLLLGEDAGSKIEKAKKTGVKIINESEFFELIEKKQKI, from the coding sequence ATGGAAAATAACAGCAAAATACGTGATGAAATTCTTGAATTAAGAGAAAAAATTGAAAATTGAAACCATCATTACTACCAACTGCAAAATCCACTTGTCGACGATTTGATTTATGACAAAGAATTAAAAAAATTAATTGCACTAGAACAAAAATATTATTATCTTTTTAATTTAGAAGAACTAAATAGTTCGCCAACTCAACAAGTTGGCACAAAAATTACTTCCAAATTCGAAAAGGTTAGGCATTCAAGCCCGATGTTGTCATTAAATAAGGCTTATACAGATTCAGAATTGGAAAAGTGAGCACAAAAAGCAACACTAATTTTAGAAAATGTTACTTTTTTTGTTGAACCTAAAATTGATGGAATTTCTCTTTCGCTTTTTTACAAAAACGGAAATTTAGTTCAAGCATTAACTCGTGGTGATGGTGTTTTTGGTGAAAATGTTTTGATTAATACTCTCAAAATTAGTGATAAATTTATCCCTAAAAAGATAGACTATTTTGCTGATTTGGAAATTAGAGGAGAAATTTACATTGATAATTCCACATTTTCAAATTTGCAACTTGAATCAAAAATGTTCAAAAATCCACGAAATGCCGCAAGTGGAATTTTGCGCCGTTATAAAAAACATAAAAAGGAAAATGAAAATCAACAGGAAAAGGAAACCGATTTTAATTATTTAAGTGGTTTTTTTTACACCCTAATTAATCCAGAAAAACATAAAATTAACTCGCAATCTGATGCTGTTGAATTTTTGAAAAAACTGAGCTTTCCAGTAAATGATTTCCAAAAAAAGTGTGTAAATTTAAAGGATGTTTTTGATTTTATCAACAAAATCAAAGAAAAACGAGAAGTACTAAATTATAATATTGACGGTGTTGTAGTTAAAATCAACGAATTTTCTATTTATGATGAATTAGGTTCAACTTCTAAATTCCCTCATAGTGCAATCGCCTTTAAATTTGAAGATGATGTCGTAAAAACAAGACTTTTAGAGATTTTTCCAACGATTGGCAGAACTGGAAAAGTAACTTACAATGCAAAAATTAAACCTGTAACACTTGCAGGAACGGTAGTTTCATCGGCAGTTTTACCAAATTATTCCTATATTGAGAATTTAAAATTAAATTTAAATTCCGATGTATATGTCAAAAAAGCTGGTGAAATAATTCCGCAAATTATTGGCAGCGTTTTCAATCACCAAAAAACAAACTTTTTAGTAGTTGAAAATTGTCCAAAATGTAACTCAAAATTAGTTTATAGTGATTCTGGCTTGGATCAGTTTTGTCCAAATCAACTATGTCCTGAAATTATTTTGCAAAAAATAGTCCATTTTTGTTCAAAAGCAGCGCTAAACATTGAAACTCTAGCGGAAAAAAGGATAAAAATTCTTTTAGAAAAAAAAATAATTTCCAATCCCTGCGATATTTTCCATCTAAAAGATAAACTTGAACAAATTCATTCTGAATTTAACAATAGGCAAACTAGTGAAGATAAAAAGAATCCACCATCCTTGCAAATTAAATCAATTATGAAACTTCTAAATGAAGTTGAAAAAGCAAAAAACATCGATTTTTATAGACTAATTTTTGGTTTAGGAATAAAAAATGTCGGACTAAAAGCTGCCAAAATTCTTGCAACCTATGCAAAAAATATTTCAGAATTAAGAAATTTGGACTTTAATTCTCTTCAAAGTCAATATGACTTTGGTCCAGTAATTATCGAATCACTACAAGATTATTTTAATAATCCAACAAATTTAGATTTGCTAAATTGTCTTGAAAAAGTTGGTTTTGATTTTAAACAAACTTTAGTTATTGATCAGTCAAACGCTTGAGCTAGTTTTGCAATTTCAGGAAAATTAACAAAATCTCGGAATGATTTTGTTAAAATTATCGAAGAATCAGGCGCAATTTTTCATCAATCAGTGACAAAAAAAACAGACTTTCTTTTATTAGGCGAAGATGCTGGTTCAAAAATAGAAAAAGCAAAGAAAACTGGTGTAAAAATTATTAATGAATCTGAATTTTTTGAACTAATTGAAAAAAAACAAAAAATATAG
- a CDS encoding energy-coupling factor transporter transmembrane component T family protein, which yields MQISVAKYVQQNTIIHRMDPRLKIAFNILFAVLFFVTTHLVTISILLLSTLVFFYITTKKIKQIFSLMKLPLIIFIIMIIIYGFIIDQKNINIILGITTPEDLPKYKVLGLDEQQTNNFISWQLVKPTVLFWNIKFSIGTVSIIRSLVLAIRIYGMIISTTILTYSTKPFLLTRAIEDLILPLKLLFIPTHIIAMIISIAIRFIPTLLLEATRIMKAQSSRGVDFKHGKIKDKVKSLITLIIPLFVLAFSRAEDLSNAMDVRGYDVYAKRSRYRRLVFNKLDYLFALIFIGLIVLTILMEKNIIPISHLPKWWLYTNQKI from the coding sequence ATGCAAATTAGTGTCGCTAAATATGTCCAGCAAAACACGATAATTCATCGAATGGATCCGCGTCTAAAAATAGCTTTTAACATTCTTTTTGCTGTACTTTTTTTTGTTACAACTCATTTAGTCACAATTTCAATTTTGCTCTTATCAACGTTAGTATTTTTTTACATTACCACAAAAAAAATTAAACAAATCTTTAGTTTGATGAAATTGCCGTTAATAATTTTTATAATAATGATTATAATTTACGGTTTCATTATCGACCAAAAAAATATTAACATAATTTTAGGAATTACCACTCCCGAAGATTTGCCAAAATATAAAGTTTTAGGTCTTGATGAACAACAAACTAACAATTTTATTTCGTGACAACTAGTAAAACCAACAGTTTTATTTTGAAATATCAAGTTTTCAATTGGTACAGTTAGCATAATTCGCTCTCTAGTTTTGGCGATTCGGATTTACGGAATGATAATTTCGACTACGATTTTAACCTATTCAACTAAACCATTTTTACTAACTCGGGCAATTGAGGATTTAATTTTACCTTTAAAACTTTTGTTTATTCCAACTCACATAATTGCGATGATAATTTCAATTGCGATTCGTTTTATTCCCACTTTACTTTTAGAAGCGACGAGAATTATGAAAGCGCAATCTTCACGTGGTGTTGATTTCAAACATGGAAAAATTAAAGATAAAGTTAAGTCTTTAATTACTTTGATAATTCCACTTTTTGTTCTTGCCTTTTCACGAGCCGAGGATTTATCAAATGCAATGGATGTTCGTGGTTATGATGTTTATGCAAAAAGAAGTCGTTATCGTCGACTAGTTTTTAATAAACTTGATTATCTTTTCGCTCTTATTTTTATAGGTTTAATTGTTTTAACAATTTTAATGGAAAAAAATATCATTCCAATTTCTCATCTTCCAAAATGGTGATTATATACCAATCAGAAAATTTAA